In Nicotiana tabacum cultivar K326 chromosome 19, ASM71507v2, whole genome shotgun sequence, one DNA window encodes the following:
- the LOC107822086 gene encoding uncharacterized protein LOC107822086, protein MEILKVSASAHVLFLTLLTFSAFKMLNGQINTACTSSIFSTFTPCFNYLTGSSGNGSSPTEDCCNSLKSSMSDSIDCVCLMVTGNVPVSIPFIRTLALSLPQACNTGVPVQCSASGVPLPPPGPALFAPPPAPAPHHHHAPAYPPRHHRAAAFPPALAPRSQRVAKASAAPTAEVDPPVAAPTIEGPEATADTEKPTTSPPKSSLVPNTTPAGTRPVLQNPNTSTSAAIPSYSISSSLQSLTLIFIAVIILFIDKSMY, encoded by the exons ATGGAAATTTTGAAAGTTTCTGCATCAGCACATGTTCTTTTCCTAACCCTTCTAACTTTTTCAGCTTTTAAGATGCTAAATGGTCAAATAAACACGGCGTGTACAAGTTCAATTTTTAGCACATTCACCCCTTGTTTTAATTACCTAACTGGAAGCAGTGGCAATGGCTCTTCACCAACTGAAGATTGCTGCAATTCACTTAAATCATCAATGAGTGATAGCATAGATTGTGTATGTCTCATGGTTACTGGAAATGTTCCTGTTTCCATACCATTTATTCGAACTTTGGCACTTTCGCTTCCTCAAGCATGTAATACTGGTGTGCCAGTTCAGTGCAGTG CCTCAGGGGTTCCCCTTCCACCTCCAG GTCCGGCCTTGTTTGCGCCACCACCTGCTCCTGCTCCTCACCACCATCATGCTCCCGCTTATCCTCCTCGTCACCATCGTGCTGCTGCTTTTCCTCCAGCTCTTGCTCCTCGTAGTCAACGAG TTGCTAAAGCATCAGCAGCACCAACTGCAGAAGTTGATCCACCTGTTGCAGCACCAACTATAGAAGGGCCTGAAGCTACTGCTGATACTGAAAAACCCACAACATCTCCACCAAAATCATCATTAGTTCCAAACACAACTCCTGCAGGGACCAGACCAGTGCTTCAAAATCCCAACACCAGCACTTCAGCCGCTATTCCATCTTATTCTATTTCCTCAAGCCTTCAGTCTCTTACTCTAATATTTATTGCagttataattttatttattgacAAATCAATGTACTAG
- the LOC107822087 gene encoding non-specific lipid transfer protein GPI-anchored 5-like isoform X2, with the protein MASKVMNIMALVIVLVALFWNEATAQSNCMTTLVGLAPCMNYVTGNSSTPTSSCCTALSGVVQSNPQCLCSLLNGGGSGLGVAINQTLALALPGACNVQTPPVSQCNANGPSASVPAASSPSGSPAPTDSSDETPDQTPATPSGSGSTGSKTNTSPNGSSNAGSNMKISFSLMGFLLFIASTALALPGF; encoded by the exons ATGGCATCCAAAGTCATGAATATAATGGCTCTAGTCATAGTTTTGGTAGCCTTATTTTGGAATGAGGCTACAGCTCAATCAAATTGTATGACCACACTTGTTGGATTGGCCCCGTGTATGAATTATGTTACTGGAAATTCATCAACTCCAACCTCATCTTGCTGCACTGCCCTGTCCGGCGTTGTCCAATCCAATCCTCAATGTCTTTGCTCTTTGCTTAATGGTGGTGGTTCTGGTCTTGGTGTTGCCATAAATCAAACTCTTGCTCTAGCTTTACCTGGTGCTTGCAATGTACAAACTCCTCCAGTTAGCCAGTGCAATG CCAATGGACCAAGTGCTTCAGTGCCAGCTGCAAGTTCCCCTTCAGGTTCTCCTGCCCCAACTGATTCATCTGATGAAACACCTGATCAAACCCCAGCAACTCCATCAGGATCAG GTTCAACAGGATCTAAGACAAATACCTCACCAAATGGATCCTCAAATGCAGGAAGCAACATGAAAATTTCTTTCAGTTTAATGGGATTCTTACTCTTCATTGCATCAACTGCTTTGGCTCTCCCTGGATTTTGA
- the LOC107822087 gene encoding non-specific lipid transfer protein GPI-anchored 5-like isoform X1: protein MASKVMNIMALVIVLVALFWNEATAQSNCMTTLVGLAPCMNYVTGNSSTPTSSCCTALSGVVQSNPQCLCSLLNGGGSGLGVAINQTLALALPGACNVQTPPVSQCNAANGPSASVPAASSPSGSPAPTDSSDETPDQTPATPSGSGSTGSKTNTSPNGSSNAGSNMKISFSLMGFLLFIASTALALPGF, encoded by the exons ATGGCATCCAAAGTCATGAATATAATGGCTCTAGTCATAGTTTTGGTAGCCTTATTTTGGAATGAGGCTACAGCTCAATCAAATTGTATGACCACACTTGTTGGATTGGCCCCGTGTATGAATTATGTTACTGGAAATTCATCAACTCCAACCTCATCTTGCTGCACTGCCCTGTCCGGCGTTGTCCAATCCAATCCTCAATGTCTTTGCTCTTTGCTTAATGGTGGTGGTTCTGGTCTTGGTGTTGCCATAAATCAAACTCTTGCTCTAGCTTTACCTGGTGCTTGCAATGTACAAACTCCTCCAGTTAGCCAGTGCAATG CAGCCAATGGACCAAGTGCTTCAGTGCCAGCTGCAAGTTCCCCTTCAGGTTCTCCTGCCCCAACTGATTCATCTGATGAAACACCTGATCAAACCCCAGCAACTCCATCAGGATCAG GTTCAACAGGATCTAAGACAAATACCTCACCAAATGGATCCTCAAATGCAGGAAGCAACATGAAAATTTCTTTCAGTTTAATGGGATTCTTACTCTTCATTGCATCAACTGCTTTGGCTCTCCCTGGATTTTGA
- the LOC107822088 gene encoding non-specific lipid transfer protein GPI-anchored 5-like, translating into MASKGIETGLTLAVVLMLMQWNGVRAQSGCTTALVSLSPCLNYVTGNTTTPSSSCCSQLSRVVASQPRCLCSVLNGGDSSFGVSINQTLAVALPSACNVQTPPVSRCNAGANGPAADSPPADSSKESPDGKSEPDIPSGTGSKTTGGNTSSGSAVELPFHIAATSIFIVAFGAFASTFL; encoded by the exons ATGGCTTCAAAAGGAATTGAGACCGGCCTGACTCTAGCCGTGGTGCTCATGCTCATGCAATGGAACGGAGTCAGAGCACAATCAGGCTGCACAACTGCACTAGTGAGCTTGTCCCCGTGTCTAAATTATGTTACTGGAAACACAACAACGCCATCATCGTCGTGTTGCTCTCAGCTATCAAGGGTCGTGGCATCACAGCCAAGGTGTCTTTGCTCCGTGCTAAATGGTGGTGACTCCTCTTTTGGTGTTTCTATTAACCAAACTCTTGCTGTTGCACTTCCTAGTGCATGCAATGTGCAAACTCCTCCCGTTAGCCGCTGCAAtg CTGGAGCAAATGGACCAGCAGCTGATAGTCCTCCAGCGGACTCTTCTAAAGAATCACCAGATGGGAAATCTGAACCAGACATTCCTTCAG GTACAGGGTCGAAGACTACTGGTGGGAATACATCTAGTGGAAGCGCTGTGGAACTGCCGTTTCATATCGCAGCTACTTCGATTTTCATTGTTGCATTCGGTGCTTTTGCATCAACTTTCCTCTAG